The sequence below is a genomic window from Corynebacterium afermentans subsp. afermentans.
CCGCCCGGCGGCGCGCGCCAGGCGCCCGGCCTCCACCGCGTGCCGCATCGCCTGCGCCATGGCCACCGGGTCCTGGCAGCGGTTTACCGCACTCGCCAGCAGCACTCCAGAGCAGCCCAGCTCCATGGCGAGCGAGGCGTCGGAGGCGGTGCCCACGCCGGCGTCGATAAGCACCGGCACCTCCGCGCGCGAGCAGATCAGCTCGATGTTGTGCGGGTTCAAAATGCCAAGCCCGGTGCCGATCGGCGAGCCCAGCGGCATCACCGCCGCCGCCCCCAAATCCTCTAAGCGCTTGGCGGCCACCGGGTCGTCGGAGGTGTAGGCCAGCACGGTAAAGCCCTCGTCGACGAGCATCTCGCAGGCGTCCACGGTCTCCACCACATCGGGAAGCAGCGTGCGGTCGTCCGCAATGACCTCCAGTTTCACCCAGTCTGTGCCCAGCGCCTCGCGCGCCAGCTTCGCCGTGATCACCGCGTCGCGCGCGGTGCGGCAGCCGGCGGTGTTCGGCAGCGGCGCGATTTTTAAGCGCTTGAGCAGGTCGAACACGCTCTCGCCGCCGTCAGTTTTGGCGGAGTGGCGGCGCATCGCCACCGTGGTCAGCTCCGTGCCGGAGGCTTCAAGCGCCTGCTCCAGCATGTCAAAGGAGCTTGCCCCGCCCGTTCCCATGATCAGGTGCGAGCCAAACTGCTTTCCGGCAATCTCCAGCACGTTTAGCCTCCTTGCACTGCGGTGAGGATGTCGGCGGCGCAGCCGTCGTGAAGCTTGCGCCCCCACTGCGAGCGCGGCACGACCTCACCGTCGATGGCCACCGCGGTGCCGTCGGCGGGCGCGCCGACCTCCGCCACGAGTTCCTCTACCGTCGTGGCGGCGGTGGTGGCCGCTTCTCCGTTGAGCGTGATGTTCATGAATGCCTCCTCGGGTCGCACGCGGACAAGTCTATTGAGGGCCCTTGCCTATCGACGAGCTCCGCCCCAACCCTCGCCCCCAACCCCGCCAACAGAATCCCGTGCCGGAAGTAACCGGTGGACACGACCGTGCGCTCGTCGATGCGGCCGAGATAGGGCAGGTCGTCCGGCGTGCCGGGGCGCGCGCCCGCGGTGGCCTCGACGAAGTCGCACTCCTCCAGCGCCGGGACGAGCTCGATGGCATCGCGCAACAGCTGGTGGATGCCCTGGACCTGGGGCTTACCGCGGCCATCCTCGCGGGTGGTCGCGCCGATGGTCAACGTGCCGTCCTTTCTGGGGATGAGGTAGACGGGACGGTCCTCCACAAACCCGCGGACCACCCGCGTAAGCAGCGGGTACTGGTGCTGCGGGACCCGCACGTGCAGCACGTCGCCGTACACCGGGCGCAGGTCCAGGCATTCCACGAGCTGGCTTGCGCCGAGCCCGTTGGCGACGACGACCTGGTCGGCGTTGCCGAGCTGGTCGAGGCTGTCAATGCGGTCGGTGGTGAAGGTGACGCCCGCGGACCGGCAGGCGCGGATAAGCGCACGCGTAAACAGGCGGGGCTGCACCTGGTGGTCGCCGTCGATGCTGACAGCGCCGTTGATGGCGGGGGAGAGCGCCGGCTCGAGCTTCCGGACCTGACGCACGGTGAGCTTGTCCACCGCCATGCCGTGCCGGGACTGGTACTCGCGCAGCTCGTTCAGGTGGGTCTTGTCCGCGATGTCGCGGGCGACCACGAGGGTGCCGTCCGTGCGGTAACCCGTGGGCAGGTCCGTGTACTTCGCGGTGAGTTCGATCAGGTCCGGGTACCACTCCGCGGACGCGCGCATCAGCGGGAAGAGGGGATCCTGCTTGTACACCACCTCCGCAGTCGGGGCGAGCATGCCACCCGCGTGATGGGAGGCCCCGGAGGCGGGCTCAGGGTCGTGGACCGTGACCGTGTGGCCGCGGTCCGCGAGGGTAAGCGCGGTGGCCAGGCCGATAATTCCTGCGCCGACGACCGAAACATTCACGCTTGACAGGGTAGCGCGTTCGTGTCGGTGTGGAAGCGAGTTTCGTGTGGTTCAGCCAGACCTCAGCGACGCCCGTGCGCACAGACCCTGAGGAACAAAGCACGAGTTTGCCCTAATTTCGGCGGCGGGATCAAGCGGTTAATGCGCCACGATTGAATATTTGCTGGAGTATCTCACGTGGGGTTGCTCCGCCGAGGACTTGTCGTGGTGTGTCGTTGAGTTCGTCTTGTACCCAGGCGACGTGCTCGGGGGTTACTTCGGCGAAGTCGGTGCCCTTTTTGTAGAAGCGGCGGCGGATCTCACCGTTGGTGTTCTCGTTGGTCGGCCGCTGCCACGGCGCGTGCGGATCGCAAAAGTACACCTCGCAGCCGTCTTTGATGCGCACACGTGCGGTTTCAGCCATTTCCACGCCTTGATCCCAGGTGATGGTCTTGAGCTGTTCAGCGTTGAGGTCTTTGACCATCTGCTGGATCGTTGCAATCACCGTCATCGATGTGTGTTCGGTGGGCAGATGACCAAGCAGGGTGTAGCGGCTGGTGCGCTCCACCAGGGTAATCAGCGCGCTTTTGCCGCCGGTGCCGATAACAAGATCGCCTTCCCAGTGCCCGGGGATTGCCCGGTCGTCAGCCTCTGGGCTGCGCTTGGTGATTTCAGCACCTTTGATCCACGGCTTACCGGTGAGCACACCGGCATTACGGGGCCGAGCTTTTCGCCGCTTGCCGCCGCGGATGAGCACATCTTGGGTCTTCATCACCGCTTCAAGCTCGGCGCGCAAGCTGCCTTTGCCCTGGATGTACAAGGCACTGTAGATCGCTTCGTGGGAAATACGCATGCTTTCATCATCGGCGAAAGCATGCTGAAGCCACACACTGATGCGCCCGGGCGACCACCGGCGGGCAAGACACGTCACCACCACAGCACGAAGTGCCGGGTTGTCGTCAAGCTTGCGCACCTTCGGCCGGTGCGCACGCGCCTTGGCGCCCAGGCCGGCTTGCCGGGCGTTGTAGTACACCGTGGCCTCACCGTCTTCGCCGGGAACTTCCCACCCGTTGCGGGCGATTTCCCGGCTGATCACGCTATGGTGGCGCCCCAGAAGTGCTCCGATCTGCCTGGCTGACATTCCCTGGCTGCACCCATGTTGGATCGTCAGGCGGTCTTCATACGACAGTCGGACCCCGCGGCCGACTTTCACACGGTCCTCGGCATAGTCGGCAGGCGCGTGGCCTGCCTGTGTTTTCATTGGTGCTGGCACGGAATCAACTTTGCTGTGTGCAGGTGGTTTTACCGTGCAAGCCTCCGGCGTGTCCGCGCGCTGTGACGCATCACGGTTTCCGCCCGCCTTCTCCTGGCGTGCTTGCTGCACCCAGCGATACACCGAATTCGCAGACCGGTCGAACGCCGCCGCAACCTCGTCAACCGGCTCACCAGCCAGCACCCGTGCGACCGCGTCAGCTTTCTGCTGCGGGGTGATGCGGGGCTTTTGCTGCAGTTCGGTGAGCACACCGACTTTCGCCAACCGCTGGTACAACGCCCCTGGTGACATGCCTAACGTCGCAGCCGCATCCGGTACCGACATACCTGAAGCCACCAGCGCCACCGCCTCGTCGATGAGCTGGTCACGTGCACGTGCCAACGCCTTCTTCGGCGGGAGCACGCCTGCTTGCTTGACCCATTCATAAACCGTGGCCTCTGCCACACCGGCCTCACGAGCAATCTCGCCGACATCATCGCCTGCAACAAGCCGCGCCACAGACGCAGCCTTCACATCCTTCG
It includes:
- a CDS encoding IS30 family transposase, which codes for MKTQAGHAPADYAEDRVKVGRGVRLSYEDRLTIQHGCSQGMSARQIGALLGRHHSVISREIARNGWEVPGEDGEATVYYNARQAGLGAKARAHRPKVRKLDDNPALRAVVVTCLARRWSPGRISVWLQHAFADDESMRISHEAIYSALYIQGKGSLRAELEAVMKTQDVLIRGGKRRKARPRNAGVLTGKPWIKGAEITKRSPEADDRAIPGHWEGDLVIGTGGKSALITLVERTSRYTLLGHLPTEHTSMTVIATIQQMVKDLNAEQLKTITWDQGVEMAETARVRIKDGCEVYFCDPHAPWQRPTNENTNGEIRRRFYKKGTDFAEVTPEHVAWVQDELNDTPRQVLGGATPREILQQIFNRGALTA
- a CDS encoding thiazole synthase, whose amino-acid sequence is MLEIAGKQFGSHLIMGTGGASSFDMLEQALEASGTELTTVAMRRHSAKTDGGESVFDLLKRLKIAPLPNTAGCRTARDAVITAKLAREALGTDWVKLEVIADDRTLLPDVVETVDACEMLVDEGFTVLAYTSDDPVAAKRLEDLGAAAVMPLGSPIGTGLGILNPHNIELICSRAEVPVLIDAGVGTASDASLAMELGCSGVLLASAVNRCQDPVAMAQAMRHAVEAGRLARAAGRIPKREHAVASSTFEGLASWADEVL
- the thiS gene encoding sulfur carrier protein ThiS, with protein sequence MNITLNGEAATTAATTVEELVAEVGAPADGTAVAIDGEVVPRSQWGRKLHDGCAADILTAVQGG
- the thiO gene encoding glycine oxidase ThiO — protein: MSSVNVSVVGAGIIGLATALTLADRGHTVTVHDPEPASGASHHAGGMLAPTAEVVYKQDPLFPLMRASAEWYPDLIELTAKYTDLPTGYRTDGTLVVARDIADKTHLNELREYQSRHGMAVDKLTVRQVRKLEPALSPAINGAVSIDGDHQVQPRLFTRALIRACRSAGVTFTTDRIDSLDQLGNADQVVVANGLGASQLVECLDLRPVYGDVLHVRVPQHQYPLLTRVVRGFVEDRPVYLIPRKDGTLTIGATTREDGRGKPQVQGIHQLLRDAIELVPALEECDFVEATAGARPGTPDDLPYLGRIDERTVVSTGYFRHGILLAGLGARVGAELVDRQGPSIDLSACDPRRHS